The following proteins are co-located in the candidate division WOR-3 bacterium genome:
- the ispD gene encoding 2-C-methyl-D-erythritol 4-phosphate cytidylyltransferase, whose amino-acid sequence MPVYAVVVAAGRGKRFGAAKQFFLFRGCPVLIHTLKHFSANKNITGILVAVPRSRIDSTKKLIKKWGIEKVKAVIPGGARRQDSVANCLKKIKSSSGIVAIHDGVRPLISQGLINKGIKLCSRYGAVVFGLPVHETIKKVKNNRVIKTVARTGLYLVQTPQFFKLRVLKRAFKSADFSYEYTDEAALLEECGIPVYLFKGKFGNIKITEKSDLKFLERCFK is encoded by the coding sequence ATGCCAGTTTATGCGGTCGTTGTAGCGGCAGGCAGAGGAAAAAGATTCGGTGCGGCAAAGCAGTTCTTTTTGTTTCGGGGGTGTCCTGTTCTTATTCATACCCTCAAACACTTTAGCGCAAATAAAAATATCACCGGAATCCTGGTCGCCGTACCGAGGTCCAGAATCGATTCAACAAAAAAATTGATAAAAAAATGGGGTATTGAAAAGGTAAAGGCGGTCATTCCGGGCGGCGCACGCCGCCAGGATTCGGTCGCCAACTGCCTGAAGAAGATAAAATCTTCATCCGGAATTGTTGCGATACATGACGGTGTCCGCCCCCTTATAAGCCAGGGGTTGATAAATAAAGGGATTAAACTCTGTTCTCGATATGGTGCGGTCGTCTTCGGCCTGCCTGTGCATGAGACGATAAAAAAGGTGAAGAACAACCGGGTGATAAAGACGGTCGCCAGAACAGGCCTTTATCTTGTTCAGACACCGCAGTTCTTCAAACTGAGAGTTTTGAAGCGTGCCTTTAAAAGCGCTGATTTTTCGTATGAATATACTGATGAAGCCGCACTCCTGGAGGAATGCGGCATACCCGTTTATCTCTTTAAAGGGAAATTCGGCAATATCAAAATCACGGAGAAATCCGATTTGAAATTTTTGGAAAGGTGTTTTAAATGA